In Tachyglossus aculeatus isolate mTacAcu1 chromosome 10, mTacAcu1.pri, whole genome shotgun sequence, the following proteins share a genomic window:
- the TULP2 gene encoding tubby-related protein 2 isoform X2, translated as MLQDTNPWKKELGIGDELVAVRLQKLEQQRRLFEKKQRRKRQEPLMVQANPDASLRPRRPQRREERGTVWRGPGSPPLLDPIPDSRMLPRAHSSPGPVNCGRTRGREKGVRHSPPGADNSDPELEEVSVADTPALASPHKDILGARRRGWQACQRTGVEETVLLQDTEEGQGEPAEGVTAGQFTHGRFQRERKPSPQPGFNLKDEAEGEDKSCSSGGSFSPSSKEDEKEQKELVGAGGGDGAGFPSCPNQAPGPQAGEDMEKYALRPVPRGFTAQCRIIRDKRGLDKGIFPSYYLYLEGVNGKKQFLLAGRKRKKSKTSNYLISLDPTDLSRDGENYIGKVRSNVLGTRFTIFNNGINPEKKPFVPESAQLREELGAVCYETNLLGFRGPRKMTVILPEIDAQGQRLSIWPQCERESLLNQVQRGALKGLVLLQNKTPSWNEENGAYVLNFHGRVTRASVKNFQIVYPEDPEYLVLQFGRIAPDLFTMDFRFPLCPLQAFAICLSSFDGKLTCK; from the exons aTGCTCCAGGACACCAATCCCTGGAAGAAGGAGCT GGGCATTGGTGATGAGCTGGTGGCCGTGAGACTGCAGAAGCTGGAGCAGCAG CGCCGCCTTTTTGAGAAGAAGCAGAGACGGAAGCGCCAGGAACCTCTTATGGTTCAGGCCAACCCTGACGCCTCTCTGAGACCCCGGCGGCCTCAGAGGCGGGAGGAGAGGGGCACCGTGTGGAGAG GCCCGGGGAGCCCTCCCCTCCTGGACCCCATCCCCGATTCGCGGATGCTGCCCCGTGCCCACAGCAGTCCGGGGCCTGTGAATTGTGGCAGGACCcggggccgggagaagggggttCGCCACTCCCCGCCTGGAGCAG ACAACTCTGACCCTGAGCTGGAGGAGGTGTCGGTGGCCGATACCCCAGCCTTGGCCTCGCCACACAAGGATATTCTGGGGGCCCGTCGCCGGGGCTGGCAGGCTTGCCAGAGAACCG GAGTGGAGGAGACGGTCCTGCTCCAGGACacagaagaggggcagggggagcctgCCGAGGGGGTGACCGCAGGCCAGTTCACTCATGGCAGATTTCAGCGGGAGAGGAAGCCGTCCCCACAGCCAG GCTTCAACTTGAAAGATGAGGCCGAGGGGGAAGACAAAAGCTGCAGCTCTGGAGGAAGTTTTTCTCCTtccagcaag gaagatgagaaggagcagaaggagctGGTTGGGGCCGGCGGAGGGGACGGGGCCGGTTTCCCCAGCTGTCCGAACCAGGCCCCCGGGCCCCAGGCCGGCGAAGACATGGAGAAGTATGCCCTGCGGCCAGTCCCCCGCGGCTTCACGGCCCAGTGCCGGATCATCCGGGACAAACGTGGCCTGGACAAGGGCATCTTCCCCTCCTACTACCTGTACCTGGAGGGTGTCAACGGAAAGAAG CAATTTCTCCTGGCCGGCCGCAAGAGAAAGAAGAGCAAAACTTCCAACTACCTCATTTCCCTGGACCCCACAGACCTGTCTCGGGATGGAGAGAATTATATCGGGAAAGTTAG GTCCAACGTGCTGGGGACCAGATTCACCATCTTCAACAATGGAATCAACCCCGAGAAGAAACCATTTGTACCCGAGTCAGCACAGCTTCGGGAGGAACTAGGAGCCGTGTGCTAT GAGACCAACCTCCTAGGCTTCCGGGGACCCCGCAAAATGACCGTCATCCTCCCAGAGATCGACGCCCAGGGCCAGAGACTCAGCATCTGGCCCCAATGT GAGCGGGAGTCCCTCCTGAACCAGGTGCAGCGAGGAGCGCTTAAGGGACTGGTTCTGCTGCAGAACAAGACGCCGTCCTGGAACGAGGAGAACGGCGCCTACGTCCTCAACTTCCACGGCCGCGTCACCCGGGCTTCCGTCAAGAACTTCCAGATCGTCTACccggaagacc CCGAGTACCTGGTGCTACAGTTCGGCCGCATCGCTCCCGACCTCTTCACCATGGACTTCcgcttccccctctgcccccttcaaGCCTTCGCCATCTGCCTCTCCAGCTTTGATGGGAAGCTGACCTGCAAGTGA
- the TULP2 gene encoding tubby-related protein 2 isoform X1: MLQDTNPWKKELGIGDELVAVRLQKLEQQRRLFEKKQRRKRQEPLMVQANPDASLRPRRPQRREERGTVWRGPGSPPLLDPIPDSRMLPRAHSSPGPVNCGRTRGREKGVRHSPPGADNSDPELEEVSVADTPALASPHKDILGARRRGWQACQRTGVEETVLLQDTEEGQGEPAEGVTAGQFTHGRFQRERKPSPQPGFNLKDEAEGEDKSCSSGGSFSPSSKEDEKEQKELVGAGGGDGAGFPSCPNQAPGPQAGEDMEKYALRPVPRGFTAQCRIIRDKRGLDKGIFPSYYLYLEGVNGKKQFLLAGRKRKKSKTSNYLISLDPTDLSRDGENYIGKVRSNVLGTRFTIFNNGINPEKKPFVPESAQLREELGAVCYETNLLGFRGPRKMTVILPEIDAQGQRLSIWPQCERESLLNQVQRGALKGLVLLQNKTPSWNEENGAYVLNFHGRVTRASVKNFQIVYPEDREPGAKGRAEYLVLQFGRIAPDLFTMDFRFPLCPLQAFAICLSSFDGKLTCK; this comes from the exons aTGCTCCAGGACACCAATCCCTGGAAGAAGGAGCT GGGCATTGGTGATGAGCTGGTGGCCGTGAGACTGCAGAAGCTGGAGCAGCAG CGCCGCCTTTTTGAGAAGAAGCAGAGACGGAAGCGCCAGGAACCTCTTATGGTTCAGGCCAACCCTGACGCCTCTCTGAGACCCCGGCGGCCTCAGAGGCGGGAGGAGAGGGGCACCGTGTGGAGAG GCCCGGGGAGCCCTCCCCTCCTGGACCCCATCCCCGATTCGCGGATGCTGCCCCGTGCCCACAGCAGTCCGGGGCCTGTGAATTGTGGCAGGACCcggggccgggagaagggggttCGCCACTCCCCGCCTGGAGCAG ACAACTCTGACCCTGAGCTGGAGGAGGTGTCGGTGGCCGATACCCCAGCCTTGGCCTCGCCACACAAGGATATTCTGGGGGCCCGTCGCCGGGGCTGGCAGGCTTGCCAGAGAACCG GAGTGGAGGAGACGGTCCTGCTCCAGGACacagaagaggggcagggggagcctgCCGAGGGGGTGACCGCAGGCCAGTTCACTCATGGCAGATTTCAGCGGGAGAGGAAGCCGTCCCCACAGCCAG GCTTCAACTTGAAAGATGAGGCCGAGGGGGAAGACAAAAGCTGCAGCTCTGGAGGAAGTTTTTCTCCTtccagcaag gaagatgagaaggagcagaaggagctGGTTGGGGCCGGCGGAGGGGACGGGGCCGGTTTCCCCAGCTGTCCGAACCAGGCCCCCGGGCCCCAGGCCGGCGAAGACATGGAGAAGTATGCCCTGCGGCCAGTCCCCCGCGGCTTCACGGCCCAGTGCCGGATCATCCGGGACAAACGTGGCCTGGACAAGGGCATCTTCCCCTCCTACTACCTGTACCTGGAGGGTGTCAACGGAAAGAAG CAATTTCTCCTGGCCGGCCGCAAGAGAAAGAAGAGCAAAACTTCCAACTACCTCATTTCCCTGGACCCCACAGACCTGTCTCGGGATGGAGAGAATTATATCGGGAAAGTTAG GTCCAACGTGCTGGGGACCAGATTCACCATCTTCAACAATGGAATCAACCCCGAGAAGAAACCATTTGTACCCGAGTCAGCACAGCTTCGGGAGGAACTAGGAGCCGTGTGCTAT GAGACCAACCTCCTAGGCTTCCGGGGACCCCGCAAAATGACCGTCATCCTCCCAGAGATCGACGCCCAGGGCCAGAGACTCAGCATCTGGCCCCAATGT GAGCGGGAGTCCCTCCTGAACCAGGTGCAGCGAGGAGCGCTTAAGGGACTGGTTCTGCTGCAGAACAAGACGCCGTCCTGGAACGAGGAGAACGGCGCCTACGTCCTCAACTTCCACGGCCGCGTCACCCGGGCTTCCGTCAAGAACTTCCAGATCGTCTACccggaagaccgtgagcccggggCCAAGGGCAGAg CCGAGTACCTGGTGCTACAGTTCGGCCGCATCGCTCCCGACCTCTTCACCATGGACTTCcgcttccccctctgcccccttcaaGCCTTCGCCATCTGCCTCTCCAGCTTTGATGGGAAGCTGACCTGCAAGTGA